In Oryza brachyantha chromosome 1, ObraRS2, whole genome shotgun sequence, the following are encoded in one genomic region:
- the LOC102712588 gene encoding basic leucine zipper 23-like, with translation MDEEVHLPIPSHLLFSHPEISHGFDEILKNTTTCTHSHTCNPPGPSVAMHTHTCLHTHIQVLASGENNVEEDLRKTRKPLGNREAVRKYREKKKAHAAFLEEEVKKLRTTNQQLLRRLQGHISLEAEVVRLRALLFDIRGKIDAEIGTFPFQKQCSFGSVTCTDHSPRINTGAEVAVREESSRPTIVDCGIDETGIVSHELEIPGMANTVDVIPSFLSTASLTE, from the coding sequence ATGGACGAAGAGGTTCACCTTCCAATTCCGAGCCACCTTCTGTTTTCACATCCCGAGATCTCCCATGGCTTTGATGAAATCTTAAAGAACACAACTACGTGTACCCACTCACACACATGCAATCCACCGGGTCCATCAGTTGCTATGCATACGCACACGTGCCTCCACACACACATTCAAGTCTTAGCCTCTGGTGAAAATAATGTTGAAGAAGATCTGAGAAAGACCCGCAAACCTCTGGGAAATAGGGAAGCCGTGCGCAAGTAccgagagaagaagaaagcgCATGCAGCCTTCTTGGAGGAGGAAGTCAAGAAACTTCGCACCACGAATCAGCAGCTCCTGAGGAGATTGCAGGGGCATATATCACTTGAGGCTGAGGTGGTGAGGTTAAGAGCCCTTTTGTTTGATATCCGAGGCAAGATTGATGCAGAGATTGGCACTTTTCCATTCCAGAAGCAGTGCAGTTTTGGTTCTGTTACTTGTACAGACCATTCCCCACGCATTAACACTGGCGCTGAGGTAGCAGTCCGGGAAGAAAGCTCTAGACCAACGATTGTGGATTGCGGGATTGACGAAACCGGTATTGTTTCCCATGAACTTGAAATTCCCGGAATGGCGAATACAGTGGATGTCATTCCAAGTTTTTTGAGTACTGCGTCATTGACTGAATGA